One window from the genome of Vibrio vulnificus NBRC 15645 = ATCC 27562 encodes:
- the yfbV gene encoding terminus macrodomain insulation protein YfbV → MNNKVGLAHSLRDGQKYMDTWPMRKELSAIFPEQRIIKATRFGIKVMPAIAAISVLTQMAFNNYQALPQAIVMALFALSLPLQGMWWLGHRSNTQLPPALATWYRELHQKIVESGSALEPLKSRPRYKELAHTLNRAFRHLDKSALERWF, encoded by the coding sequence AAGTCGGACTTGCCCACAGTCTGAGAGATGGGCAAAAGTACATGGATACTTGGCCGATGCGCAAAGAGCTGAGCGCAATCTTTCCTGAGCAAAGGATTATCAAAGCGACGCGTTTTGGTATTAAAGTGATGCCTGCGATAGCGGCCATCAGTGTCCTGACTCAAATGGCGTTCAACAATTATCAAGCTCTGCCTCAAGCGATTGTCATGGCTTTATTTGCATTGAGTTTGCCTTTGCAAGGAATGTGGTGGTTAGGCCATCGTTCCAATACTCAACTGCCACCGGCACTGGCCACGTGGTATCGAGAATTGCATCAGAAAATTGTCGAAAGTGGTTCGGCATTAGAACCGCTTAAATCCCGACCTCGCTACAAAGAGTTGGCGCATACCTTAAACCGCGCTTTCCGTCACTTAGATAAATCCGCGCTCGAGCGTTGGTTCTAA
- a CDS encoding ABC transporter substrate-binding protein — protein sequence MKAGKLIATAVLAGAALISSHSVMAKMAKVAVSQIVEHPALDATRQGLLDGLKAKGYVEGENLEFDYKTAQGNPAIAVQIARQFVGESPDVLVGIATPTAQALVSATRSIPVVFTAVTDPVGAKLVKSMEQPGKNVTGLSDLSPVSQHVDLIKELLPNAKAIGVVYNPGEANAVTLVELLKKSAAEKGLKVVESTALKSADVQSATQAIAAKSDVIYAPTDNTVASAIEGMIVAANQAKKPVFGGATSYVEKGAIAGLGFDYYQVGVQTADYVAAILEGQEPGKLDVKVATGSDLVVNQGTAEKLGITIPASVLSRATDVK from the coding sequence ATGAAAGCAGGAAAACTGATCGCCACGGCCGTTCTTGCCGGTGCTGCTTTAATTTCTTCCCATTCTGTGATGGCAAAAATGGCCAAAGTTGCCGTTTCACAAATCGTTGAACACCCCGCACTTGATGCCACCCGACAAGGCCTTTTAGATGGACTAAAAGCAAAAGGGTATGTCGAAGGAGAAAACCTCGAGTTCGATTACAAAACGGCGCAAGGTAACCCAGCGATTGCGGTACAAATTGCTCGTCAGTTTGTGGGGGAAAGCCCGGATGTCTTAGTTGGCATCGCGACCCCAACGGCTCAGGCACTGGTGTCGGCCACGCGCTCTATACCAGTTGTTTTCACCGCAGTGACCGATCCGGTTGGCGCTAAACTGGTGAAATCCATGGAGCAACCTGGGAAAAACGTCACTGGTCTTTCCGATCTCTCACCCGTATCTCAGCACGTCGACCTGATTAAAGAGCTGTTGCCTAACGCCAAGGCGATTGGTGTAGTGTACAACCCAGGCGAAGCAAACGCGGTTACCTTGGTTGAGCTATTGAAGAAAAGCGCGGCAGAAAAAGGGTTAAAGGTGGTGGAATCGACAGCACTAAAAAGTGCGGATGTTCAATCTGCGACTCAAGCGATTGCTGCGAAATCTGACGTGATTTACGCTCCGACGGATAACACAGTGGCCAGTGCGATTGAAGGGATGATTGTTGCTGCCAATCAAGCGAAAAAACCGGTATTTGGTGGTGCAACTTCCTATGTTGAGAAAGGGGCAATCGCAGGCTTAGGTTTCGATTACTACCAAGTTGGAGTGCAAACGGCGGATTACGTTGCTGCGATCTTGGAAGGTCAAGAGCCAGGTAAGCTAGACGTAAAAGTGGCAACGGGATCAGATCTTGTTGTGAATCAAGGCACTGCAGAGAAATTAGGTATTACTATTCCAGCCTCTGTGCTTTCTCGAGCCACAGACGTCAAATAA